The sequence CCGAAGCCGTAAGAGTTCAGATCACTCATATTGACTCCTTCTGTCTAGTGATTACATAAGCCCATCAAGGGCTGTTGACATTAAGTATAGACAAAAGAGCCAAATTTCAAGAACCTTAAATAAAGACCTACAAAACAAGGGCTTATGCCCAGTAAATTCAAGGGCTTAGCCCTACTTGTCTAGGGGTAAATACCGCTAAGCAATGTATAATTTGGGGGTCGTTGGCGTAGGCAGGGCGATTGAGCCCAGATTCTTAGCCACCCAACAAATAACTTTGAAATCACTATTGGAGTATTGCATGGCAATTGAACGCACCCTTTCTATTATCAAACCTGATGCTGTCGCTAAAAACGTCATCGGCAAAATCTATGACCGTTTCGAATCTGCTGGTTTGAAGATTGTCGCGTCCAAAATGGCGCATCTCTCCCAATCTGAAGCGGAGCAGTTCTACTCGGTTCATAAAGAGCGTCCTTTCTTCAAAGATTTGGTGAGCTTCATGATTTCTGGTCCTGTGATGATTCAGGTATTGCAAGGCGAAGGCGCAATTGCAAAGAACCGCGATCTGATGGGCGCAACCGATCCTAAAAAAGCAGAGAAAGGCACAATTCGTGCTGACTTTGCTGACAGCATCGATGCAAATGCGGTACACGGTTCTGACGCTCCTGAAACAGCTGCAGTGGAAGTTGCATTCTTCTTCCCTGGCATGCAAGTTTTCAATCGTTAATCCGCTGTATTCCTAAAGCTATTGATTAATAAGTAGTCGCATTGACCTCCCCGCGCGTAAATCTCTTAGATTTTGACGCCGACCAAATGGCGGCGTATGTCGCGGGGTTGAATGAAAAGCCCTTTAGGGCAAAACAACTCATGCAGTGGATACACCAACGTGGTGTATCTGATATCAACGATATGAGTGATCTGGCAAAAAGCTTTCGAGCAACCTTGCTA comes from Polynucleobacter sp. MWH-Svant-W18 and encodes:
- the ndk gene encoding nucleoside-diphosphate kinase, which codes for MAIERTLSIIKPDAVAKNVIGKIYDRFESAGLKIVASKMAHLSQSEAEQFYSVHKERPFFKDLVSFMISGPVMIQVLQGEGAIAKNRDLMGATDPKKAEKGTIRADFADSIDANAVHGSDAPETAAVEVAFFFPGMQVFNR